The window AGTAAAATCTGTATGAATAAAATGATTAACCTGTTCTTTAATGGCAGAGATGATGGCGGGATGAGAATGACCTAAAGCTAAACAACCCCATCCCCCGGTCAAGTCTATAAAAGTATTACCATCTACATCGGTAACCAGTGCTCCTTCTCCAAAATCTATATAACCCGGAGACAGGGAATCTCCCATTGGCTTAAAAACATATCTTTCTCTTATTGCAGCAAGCTCTCTTGATTTCGGTCCAGGTATGTCAGTCTTTATAGAGATGAATTTTTTCATTTTTGCATCTCCTTTAATTATATATTATTTTTGTAACCTTATCCCGAATTCAGATTAGAACTTGTATTATATTTTAACTACCTAATGTTGCAACCATTACAGCTTTGATAGTATGCAGCCTGTTTTCAGCTTCATCAAAAACAACAGAATGTTTACTGCGAAATACTTCATCAGTTACTTCCAAAGATTTTAATCCAAATTTTTCAAAAACCTCCTTTCCTATTTTAGTATTAGTATCATGATAAGAAGGTAAGCAGTGCATAAATATCACATCTGGATTCTCGGTAGTTTTAATAACGTCCATATTTATCTGATAATCTTTTAATAATTCTATTCTTTGAACAATTTTATCCTCTTCTCCCATAGATACCCAAACATCAGTATAAATAACATCAACTCCCTTTACGCCCTGTGAAATATTGTCAGTTATATTAATAATTGCTCCTGATTTTTCCGATATTTTTTTGGTCTCATATAATATATCTTCATTAGGAAATAAAGATCGGGGGGAAACAATACGAATTTCCATTCCCATAATGGCAGAAGCTATAAGCAGGGAGTTAGCCATATTATTTCTTCCATCTCCTATATAAACCAGAATTACCTCCTCTAAAGGTTTGCTCACTTTTTCTTTGATAGTCATCAAATCAGCTAAAACTTGAGTAGGGTGATAAAGATCAGTTAAGCCATTCCATATTACCGCACCGGAATATTTTGCCAGGGTCTCTACTGATTCCTGCTTAAAACCACGAAACTCAATTCCATCATAATAACGTCCCAGCACTCTGGCAGTATCTTCCATTGATTCCTTAATACCCATTTGAGAACCTGTTGGCCCAAGGTAAGTGATATTAGCCCCCTGGTCAAAAGCGGCTACTTCAAAGGCACATCTGGTTCTGGTAGAAGTCTTTTCAAATATCAAAGCTATATTCTTCCCTTTTAATTTTTGTTGTTCTGTCCCGTCATATTTAGACTTTTTTAGCTCAATAGCTAAATCCAGTAAAAAAGAAATTTCCTCTTTACTGAAGTCCTTGAGAGTTAATAAATGACGATTTCTTAGATTGACTGGCATAAAATTTCCTTTCCTTCATCTTTTTTATATTTCATGAAATTTTAAGTTTTATCATTTTTTCTTTAGGTTCCGTTTTAAGCAAAAATTAAAAATTTCTTTTTCTGCCTAAAGAATAGAATAAATACTTCTCAATGTCAATTAGAGCACCTTAGGATAATATTAATATAAAGATTAAAATATCTTGGGGGAATCTTTAGCACTGGAAATTGCTTAAATTAAATTCAGTATTTAACATTCCCTACTAAAGTCCAAAGTGAATAATTATTACTTTGGGTAATATTCATTTAAAAGACAGATAAAAATTCAAGAAAAAAGTATGGCAAAAAACTACTCATAAGAATTCTAACTACTTTCAGGAGTTCTTTAAGCCACCTGCTCTAAGGGTGCAAGATTACTAATTTTTTAATCAAAAAGATGAACAAAGATGCCGCTTCTCACTTTAGGTTCAAACCAGGTTGATTTGGGTGGCATAATCTGCTGCATTTCGGAAATTTCAATAACTTCATTTACGGAAGTAGGATACAGTGTAAAAGCAATAATGGATCCCTGTTTAACTCTTTCTTCTATCTGAAGTAAGGAAATTTCTCCTCCTAAAAATTCTATCCTGTTACTTTTTGGGGGATTTCCAATGCCTAATAAGGGATTTAGTATTAGATCCTGTAAAATAGATACGTCAAGCTGATTTATAATATTCATATCTTGTTTACTAAGAATATCTCTTCTATATAATAATCGATACCACTGCCCGGAAAGATTCATCCCAAATTCATGTTTCCTGGTTGGCAAAAAGGGATCATTGGGAATAACCTTTTGTACTTGAAACATCTGTTCTAAGTCTCTAAGAAAAACATCGTTATCAAACTTCGGGGAAATCGTTACTTCCCGGTGATAAGCTAAAAGGTGAACTTGATTGTCTGGTATTAACACCGCTGGAAAATACATATACTCTTTAACTTCATTTTCTTCCTTCTCTTCGTCTTCCTTCTGCCGGGATTCCAACAATTGCACCACTATCGCTGCTGCAGCTGCCCGGTGATGACCATCAGCTATATAGAGACTGGGTATATTTTGAAAAGCTTTGATGAGCGATACAATAATCTCCTTTTCTTTAATTTTCCAGCAACTGTTCTTTATTCCGTCGTCAGATTCAAAATCATAGATAGCCTTTTTACAGCTGGTTTCTCGATTTAATAACTCCTCTATCTGTTGATTATTCTTATAAATAATTAAAACACAACCAGTATGCGCCCTAGTAACCTTAATATGATTAATTCTCGCATCGCAAGTCTCCATATTAATATTTTCATGTTTCTTTATAATCCCTCTCAGGTAATCTTTAGCTGACAAACAAGCAACTAGTCCTGTTCTCTGGTAAAGATTTTTACTCTGTCGATAAAGATAGAAGCAGTCCTCTTCGTCTCTAAGCAAGATCTTCTTTCTAATGAATTCCTGCAGGTTTTCTGCTGCTATCTCAGCTAACTGCTGAGAATTGTATTTTTCTCTTCTTAAGGTCGCATCTGGTTTAATAACCTTTAAAAAAGAATAGGGATTACTCCTAATAATCTTCCTTGCTTCTTCCTTACTTATGACATCATAAGGAAGAGAGCTAACTCTTGATACCAGTTCTTCCCTTGGTCGTAGTGCCTTAAATGGCTTAATATATACCATTTCTTACTCCTGCTCTTTACAATTTTTACTTTTTTGATACTCTTCAATTAATCGAATAATCTCCTGACCAATTTTAAATTGGGCTTCACGAGTAGATGCACCAATATGAGGAGTAACAGAAATCCGCTCATGTTGTAGTAAAGCAATGTTTTTACACGGTTCCTCACAATATACATCAATACCTGCTCCTGCTATCTCTCCTTTTTCCAATGCATCCAGCAAAGCTTCCTCATTTACTAGTTTTCCTCGAGCTGTATTAATTATAAAAGCACTTTTCTTCATTATTTTAAACTGTGGTTCATCAATTAAATAGCCATCATTCCCCTCGGCTGAGACGTGAATTGAAATAATATCTGCCTGTCTTAGCACTTCCTGTAAAGAAAGATATTGCCAGCTACCGTCTATTCCCTCATGATTCATAATATCACAATAGATTATACGCATACCTAGGGCACCGGCTTTTTGACCTAAAACTTGGCCAATACGCCCCATACCTATAATACCCAATGTTTTACCAGATAATTCCACGCCTAAAAATTTATTTTTATTCCATTCTCCCTGCCGCATCGTAAAATTTGCGGGAACCATCTTTCTGGCTAGTACAAACATATGTGCCAGCGCAAGTTCTGCTACTGATAGACTGCTTGCTTCTGGTGTATTAAAAACTTTTATTCCCTTAGCACGAGCATAATTTACTTCAATATTATCCACTCCTACCCCTGCTCTGATTATTACCTTAAGTAAACCTGTTTGCAGTGCAGCATCTATCACTTCTTTAGTCACGCGGGTAGCTGAACGAACTATAAGTATTTCATTCTGCTGTACTTCCTGAAAAATAGACTCCAGTCTATTATCTCCTTCCTGGACTAAAAATCCCCCTTTTTTTAATTCTTCAGCTACCAGTGAATCAATCTTATCTTTAATAAGGATTTTAAGCATAAATTTGTTCACCCCCAGAAATTAATATGGAATCAATTGCAGATAATAATTCTTCTATCTCCTTTAAAGTTAGATCACCCATATGAGCAATACGAAAAGTTTTATCCTTTAATTTACCATAGCCATTAGAAATAACAAAGCCTGCTTCACCAAGTTTATTATTTAACTCAGCTACATTAAGTTTACGAGTATTTTTAATACAAGTGACAGTATGAGAAGCAAATTGCTCCGGAGGGAATAGTGCAAACTTGTCTTTTACCCATTGTTGAACTTGCTTTGCCATTGTCTTATGTCTTTGAAAACGATTTTCCAAACCTTCTTGCATTATAGAGTCCAGCTGGCTATCTAAGGCAAACATATGTGAGAGCGAAGGAGTAAAAGGATATTGAAAATCCTTTTTTATTTTATACTCATATAAACCCAATAAATCAAAGTAAACACCTCTATATTTAACTCCCCTGGCTGCCTCAAGTGCCTTCTGAGAAATAGAACAAAAAGAAAAACCAGGCGGTAAGCCTATACATTTTTGACTGGAAGTAAGACAAATATCGATACCCAATTCATCAACCGCAATTTTAACACCTCCCAGTGAACTTACTGCATCAACACAGAATACTATTTCCGGATATTCTTTTACCACCCCTGCAATCTCTGGCAATGGATTCATTACTCCAGTAGATGTTTCATTATGGGTAACAGTAACTAAATCATACTTGCCTGTATCTAAAATATTTTTCACCATTTCCCCCCTTATCGGTTTACCATACTCCACTGCAAAGAGTTCAGCATTAACCTGATTGGCTATAGCCATCTGATACCATCTTTCCCCAAAAGCTCCACAGGCTAATATAGCAGCACATTTACGGGTACAGGAACGAACAGCCCCTTCCATCAAGCCACTACCGGAGGAAGTGGAAAGCAATATATCATTTTGAGTAAACATTAACCTTTGTAATTTGTTACTAATAGTCTTCTGTAAACCAGAAGCTTCCTTGCCGCGATGCCCAATCAAGGGTTTGGACATCTCTTTCAGAACCTCTGCTTTAACCTCAATAGGTCCTGGAATAAATAATTTTTTCCTCATTTTATCTACCATCCTTCAATTAGTTAGTTAATAACAAAATCCCCGGTAGTTATTTCTAACTACCGGGGACGAATAAATACTCCGTGGTACCACCCCTATTTAGCTACCATTAAAAATAGTTTAATGGAAAAACTATTAATTATACAAAGCTCTTCTTTTCTATTAACGCCTTATGCGATCCAGGATAATCGATTTTTCTTTCTCCTGGATATTATTCAGATGGACTTCAGTCCAATCTTTGCTGATTTCTCACCACTACTCAGCTCTCTAAAAAAGAATTGAAACCTACTCTTCTGAAACTTTTTAAATTACCTTATTTAAATTAATTTCTTCATAAATTATCACTTTCTTAATGTCCTGTCAACATCTATTTCTAATTTTTTTATTTTTAGTGTTTAAAACAACGATAACCAGTAAAGACCATAATCATTCCCATACTATTTGCCGCAGCAATAACCTCTCCGTCGCGTTTGGAACCTCCAGGCTGAATAATAGCTTTTACCCCTGCCTTGCCGGCTACTTCAACCCCATCAGCAAAAGGGAAATAGGCATCAGAGGCCAGATAACTTCCTTTGCTGCATTCTCCTGCTTTCCGTATGGCAATCTGTGCTGAATCTACCCGACTCATTTGACCTGCACCAACTCCTATTAATTGTTTATTACGAGATAAGACAATGGCATTTGATTTAACATGCTTAACCATTTTCCAAGCTAATAATAATTCTTCAATATCTTCTTTATTGGGTTGCTTTTTAGTTACTACCACCAGATCATCGGGGGAAATATTTTTAAAATCTCGATCCTGTATTAAAAATCCTCCTGAAATTCTTTTTAACTCCTTAATATGACGGTCTTGGGTACGCAGATCGCCAACCTCTGTTA is drawn from Atribacterota bacterium and contains these coding sequences:
- a CDS encoding alanine--glyoxylate aminotransferase family protein, which gives rise to MRKKLFIPGPIEVKAEVLKEMSKPLIGHRGKEASGLQKTISNKLQRLMFTQNDILLSTSSGSGLMEGAVRSCTRKCAAILACGAFGERWYQMAIANQVNAELFAVEYGKPIRGEMVKNILDTGKYDLVTVTHNETSTGVMNPLPEIAGVVKEYPEIVFCVDAVSSLGGVKIAVDELGIDICLTSSQKCIGLPPGFSFCSISQKALEAARGVKYRGVYFDLLGLYEYKIKKDFQYPFTPSLSHMFALDSQLDSIMQEGLENRFQRHKTMAKQVQQWVKDKFALFPPEQFASHTVTCIKNTRKLNVAELNNKLGEAGFVISNGYGKLKDKTFRIAHMGDLTLKEIEELLSAIDSILISGGEQIYA
- the argF gene encoding ornithine carbamoyltransferase, coding for MPVNLRNRHLLTLKDFSKEEISFLLDLAIELKKSKYDGTEQQKLKGKNIALIFEKTSTRTRCAFEVAAFDQGANITYLGPTGSQMGIKESMEDTARVLGRYYDGIEFRGFKQESVETLAKYSGAVIWNGLTDLYHPTQVLADLMTIKEKVSKPLEEVILVYIGDGRNNMANSLLIASAIMGMEIRIVSPRSLFPNEDILYETKKISEKSGAIINITDNISQGVKGVDVIYTDVWVSMGEEDKIVQRIELLKDYQINMDVIKTTENPDVIFMHCLPSYHDTNTKIGKEVFEKFGLKSLEVTDEVFRSKHSVVFDEAENRLHTIKAVMVATLGS
- a CDS encoding DUF1015 family protein, translated to MVYIKPFKALRPREELVSRVSSLPYDVISKEEARKIIRSNPYSFLKVIKPDATLRREKYNSQQLAEIAAENLQEFIRKKILLRDEEDCFYLYRQSKNLYQRTGLVACLSAKDYLRGIIKKHENINMETCDARINHIKVTRAHTGCVLIIYKNNQQIEELLNRETSCKKAIYDFESDDGIKNSCWKIKEKEIIVSLIKAFQNIPSLYIADGHHRAAAAAIVVQLLESRQKEDEEKEENEVKEYMYFPAVLIPDNQVHLLAYHREVTISPKFDNDVFLRDLEQMFQVQKVIPNDPFLPTRKHEFGMNLSGQWYRLLYRRDILSKQDMNIINQLDVSILQDLILNPLLGIGNPPKSNRIEFLGGEISLLQIEERVKQGSIIAFTLYPTSVNEVIEISEMQQIMPPKSTWFEPKVRSGIFVHLFD
- a CDS encoding NAD(P)-dependent oxidoreductase — protein: MLKILIKDKIDSLVAEELKKGGFLVQEGDNRLESIFQEVQQNEILIVRSATRVTKEVIDAALQTGLLKVIIRAGVGVDNIEVNYARAKGIKVFNTPEASSLSVAELALAHMFVLARKMVPANFTMRQGEWNKNKFLGVELSGKTLGIIGMGRIGQVLGQKAGALGMRIIYCDIMNHEGIDGSWQYLSLQEVLRQADIISIHVSAEGNDGYLIDEPQFKIMKKSAFIINTARGKLVNEEALLDALEKGEIAGAGIDVYCEEPCKNIALLQHERISVTPHIGASTREAQFKIGQEIIRLIEEYQKSKNCKEQE